A genomic window from Haladaptatus caseinilyticus includes:
- a CDS encoding DMT family transporter, producing MSRASSLAPLTAAALWGGMYVVSKWGFSVVPPVTLAFLRVALGGSTLFVVVRLTMPTRSFSRTDRRRFGVLGGWVALTLVSQFVGTDLTTASQGSLLTVLTPVFTLLLGVNVLGESLSRQTIGGMALAVVGTLVVLTGQYDFSTIGDGNLLGVFALFVASFAWAGYTVWGKPLVRTYSALETATYSTLASIPLVAILVPFELAFMSLDVTITLAIIGAVLYLGVFSTAVAWFLWYRGLEELDAGVVGVFFFAQPVVGTALGALFLSESLGPSFLAGGVVMAVGVWIVSTAGE from the coding sequence ATGTCACGGGCCAGTTCGCTCGCCCCCCTCACCGCCGCCGCGCTGTGGGGTGGGATGTACGTCGTGAGCAAGTGGGGGTTCTCCGTCGTTCCCCCGGTGACGCTGGCGTTCCTCCGCGTCGCGCTCGGTGGATCGACGCTGTTCGTAGTCGTCCGACTGACGATGCCGACTCGGTCGTTCTCGCGTACCGATCGCCGACGGTTCGGCGTCCTCGGCGGATGGGTCGCACTCACCCTCGTCTCGCAGTTCGTCGGCACCGATTTGACCACCGCGAGCCAAGGCTCCCTCCTGACCGTTCTCACGCCCGTCTTTACCCTCTTACTCGGGGTGAATGTCCTCGGGGAATCGCTTTCCCGACAAACGATCGGCGGGATGGCGCTGGCCGTCGTCGGCACATTGGTCGTCCTCACTGGCCAGTACGACTTTTCCACCATCGGGGACGGTAACCTCCTCGGCGTTTTCGCGCTGTTCGTCGCCAGTTTCGCGTGGGCGGGCTATACGGTATGGGGCAAACCGCTCGTCAGAACGTACTCGGCCCTCGAAACCGCGACCTATTCCACGCTCGCGTCGATTCCGCTCGTCGCGATTCTCGTCCCGTTCGAACTCGCATTCATGTCACTCGATGTGACGATAACGCTAGCAATCATCGGGGCGGTGTTGTACCTCGGCGTCTTCAGCACCGCGGTGGCGTGGTTTCTCTGGTATCGAGGACTGGAGGAGTTGGACGCGGGTGTCGTCGGCGTTTTCTTTTTCGCACAACCCGTCGTCGGCACGGCCCTCGGCGCGCTCTTCCTTTCGGAGTCGCTCGGTCCGTCGTTCCTTGCTGGCGGCGTCGTGATGGCCGTCGGTGTGTGGATCGTGAGCACGGCAGGGGAGTAA
- the lysA gene encoding diaminopimelate decarboxylase — translation MDIDTRRERLRTHADDLVSEFGSPLYAFFEDDLRTNYETLRGALDDHYPDSEVHFAVKANYNLGILSVLRDAGCKAEAYARCELAATRRAGFDAADVLLTGMNRAPEDIERALDWGVSHLLVDNATELEKVIVAANATNTTPDVLIRGNPAMEVPTHPEVATATRESKFGLDIESGRAMAVAEMAAESDAVSLAGVQLHVGSQVRGVEPYGVAAREMLDFAGDIRDELDVECEVLDLGGGFPVPYDEDVPATDDIVKHLSETVRKTCSDLGLPEPRLFVEPGRRLVGNAGTFLGSVGVVKETPYADFAVLDGGTNSVSSYWPYPVYAVKDRDPTREYHVAGPLCYTGDVISENVALPELGPGDIVAVDKIGAYSLGSASHTNAEPKPPVVLVRSDGSHECLRSRETCEDVFGRDRIPNGL, via the coding sequence ATGGACATCGACACCCGACGAGAGCGACTGCGTACGCACGCAGACGACCTCGTCTCCGAGTTTGGGTCGCCGCTGTATGCCTTTTTTGAGGATGATTTGCGGACGAACTACGAAACCCTCCGTGGCGCGTTGGACGACCACTACCCGGACTCGGAGGTTCACTTCGCGGTGAAGGCCAACTACAACCTCGGTATTTTATCGGTCCTCCGGGACGCCGGATGCAAAGCGGAAGCCTACGCCAGATGCGAACTGGCCGCGACACGACGCGCGGGATTCGATGCGGCGGACGTCCTCCTAACGGGGATGAATCGCGCCCCGGAAGACATCGAACGTGCGCTCGATTGGGGCGTCTCTCACCTGCTCGTGGACAACGCCACAGAACTGGAGAAAGTCATCGTGGCGGCGAACGCGACGAACACGACCCCCGACGTCCTGATTCGGGGCAACCCTGCAATGGAAGTGCCGACTCACCCGGAGGTGGCGACGGCGACCCGCGAGAGCAAATTCGGACTGGACATCGAAAGCGGGCGGGCGATGGCCGTTGCGGAGATGGCTGCCGAATCCGATGCAGTCTCGCTCGCTGGCGTGCAGTTACACGTCGGAAGTCAGGTTCGCGGCGTCGAACCCTACGGTGTCGCCGCCCGGGAGATGCTCGACTTCGCGGGGGACATCCGAGACGAACTGGACGTCGAGTGCGAGGTTCTCGACCTCGGCGGAGGATTCCCGGTGCCGTACGACGAGGACGTGCCCGCCACCGATGACATCGTGAAACATCTGTCGGAAACGGTTCGGAAAACCTGTTCCGACCTCGGACTCCCGGAACCACGCCTGTTCGTCGAACCCGGGCGCAGGCTCGTCGGCAACGCCGGAACCTTTCTCGGTTCCGTCGGCGTGGTGAAAGAGACTCCCTACGCCGATTTTGCGGTGCTGGACGGCGGAACGAACTCGGTTTCGTCCTACTGGCCCTATCCGGTCTACGCGGTGAAAGATCGCGATCCGACGCGGGAATACCACGTCGCGGGCCCCCTCTGCTATACGGGCGACGTAATCAGCGAGAACGTCGCCCTTCCCGAGCTCGGCCCCGGCGACATCGTCGCGGTGGACAAGATAGGAGCGTATTCGCTCGGTAGCGCGAGTCATACGAACGCGGAGCCGAAACCGCCCGTCGTGTTGGTGCGGAGCGACGGCAGCCACGAGTGCCTCCGATCACGGGAAACGTGCGAGGACGTGTTCGGTCGCGACCGGATTCCGAATGGACTGTGA
- a CDS encoding ABC transporter substrate-binding protein: MSALGGATVLAGCGGQKTTGDGPGGTDQKGGTFINTSPESATTLDPRMNELAWANSMMHYLFDSLLAVKPDGSEIVPHLAKERPKKKDETTYTVPLKQGVTFHDGSELTAEDVAYSFNWVLDPKNKSTNRENLGFIESVDATGDYEVTFNLKYAYALFELELTGMNAVIVPKKAAENKGQKKFAQKPVGSGPFKLKQWQTGSHLTLERYDDYFLKKANLKQIKYRIIPEAQTAFVDLKTSGVHQASVPEKLLGEAKNIDSIQMKRISQFDYNGLVFNSKRKPFDDRKVREAMQYLVDYDDMLKVTKGELGKRSYGFMPKEVNEAWDFPWKEWKQKYYPPKDHEKAKQLLEEAGYGDGFDVTMSTLASGKFKNMVIKLQNEMDQVGINAEVQEVDIGRWLDQLDTGEFDVTIYGWSGGQDPDGFYYYLFRNPRNDDGGVEDSYVGNASAGMLYEAYPDSEKLKKADQKIREARKLGSRDERRKLYIELAETFQSEYPHIPVYSEQSATAWSKKVNGYDPTAFAAQPLCNKWSNASLSN, encoded by the coding sequence ATGAGCGCGCTCGGCGGCGCAACCGTTCTTGCGGGCTGTGGCGGTCAAAAGACGACCGGTGACGGGCCCGGAGGTACTGACCAGAAAGGCGGTACGTTCATCAACACATCGCCGGAGAGTGCGACGACGCTGGACCCACGCATGAACGAACTCGCGTGGGCGAATTCGATGATGCATTACCTCTTCGACTCGCTTCTCGCCGTGAAACCCGACGGGAGCGAAATCGTCCCGCATCTCGCCAAGGAACGACCGAAAAAGAAAGACGAAACGACCTACACGGTCCCGCTCAAGCAAGGGGTTACGTTTCACGACGGAAGCGAACTCACCGCCGAAGACGTGGCGTACTCGTTCAACTGGGTGCTCGACCCGAAGAACAAATCGACGAATCGGGAGAATCTCGGATTCATCGAAAGCGTGGATGCGACCGGCGACTACGAGGTGACGTTCAATCTCAAGTACGCCTATGCGTTGTTCGAGTTGGAACTGACCGGAATGAACGCCGTCATCGTTCCAAAGAAGGCCGCCGAAAACAAGGGGCAAAAGAAGTTCGCCCAGAAGCCCGTTGGAAGCGGGCCGTTTAAACTCAAGCAATGGCAGACCGGTTCGCATCTCACGCTCGAACGATACGACGATTACTTCCTCAAAAAGGCCAATCTGAAACAGATCAAATATCGCATTATTCCCGAGGCACAGACCGCATTCGTTGATCTCAAGACCAGTGGCGTGCATCAAGCGTCCGTCCCTGAAAAACTGCTTGGGGAAGCGAAGAACATCGATTCCATCCAGATGAAGCGCATCTCGCAGTTCGATTACAACGGACTTGTGTTCAACTCCAAACGGAAGCCGTTCGACGACCGGAAGGTCCGGGAGGCGATGCAGTATCTCGTCGATTACGACGACATGCTGAAAGTAACGAAGGGAGAACTCGGCAAACGAAGCTACGGGTTCATGCCGAAGGAAGTCAACGAGGCCTGGGATTTCCCGTGGAAGGAATGGAAACAAAAATATTATCCGCCGAAAGACCACGAAAAGGCGAAGCAGTTGCTCGAAGAGGCGGGATACGGCGACGGGTTCGACGTGACGATGTCCACGCTCGCGTCTGGAAAGTTCAAAAACATGGTCATCAAGTTGCAAAACGAGATGGACCAAGTCGGTATCAACGCGGAGGTTCAGGAGGTAGATATCGGCCGCTGGCTCGACCAACTCGACACGGGGGAATTCGACGTAACCATCTATGGCTGGTCAGGAGGACAAGACCCCGACGGCTTCTACTACTATCTCTTCCGCAACCCGCGCAATGACGATGGTGGCGTGGAAGACAGCTACGTTGGCAACGCTTCTGCCGGGATGCTCTACGAGGCGTATCCGGATAGCGAGAAATTGAAGAAAGCAGACCAGAAGATTCGAGAGGCGCGGAAACTCGGAAGCCGCGACGAACGCCGAAAGCTGTACATCGAACTCGCGGAGACGTTCCAATCCGAGTATCCGCACATCCCGGTGTATTCCGAACAGTCCGCAACGGCGTGGAGTAAGAAAGTCAACGGGTACGACCCGACAGCGTTCGCAGCCCAACCGCTATGTAACAAGTGGTCGAACGCCTCGCTCAGCAACTAA
- a CDS encoding ABC transporter permease: MSMYRYTVRRLLQIIPVLLGVFTLTFVMMHALPGNPVRIYLGLNPSQELADELIRQYGFDRPLWQQYLDYLGRVLTGNLGESFLLKRPVADLMLERLGPTLTLMGLSYVIALPISLLLGVYAASRHNELGDHVSRFFGLAGLSTPNFWLGLMLIFLFAYELGWLPASGYVPFAQDPVESAKRLVMPVITLATAQTATLMRMTRSSMVEELSQDYVQTARAFGLPERRILLKHAFRNALLPLVTIIGLQLSFLLDGSVIAEKIFAIPGMGRLFFKGITKQDYGIIMGMTLSFALLFLVGVLLTDLAYAYIDPRIRYD; encoded by the coding sequence ATGAGTATGTATCGATACACCGTCCGACGGCTCCTTCAGATCATACCGGTCTTGTTGGGCGTGTTCACACTCACGTTCGTGATGATGCACGCACTGCCTGGAAATCCGGTGCGCATCTACCTCGGACTAAATCCCAGTCAAGAACTCGCAGATGAACTGATCCGTCAATATGGGTTCGACCGACCACTCTGGCAACAGTATCTCGACTACCTCGGACGGGTTCTCACCGGGAACCTCGGTGAATCGTTCCTGCTGAAACGTCCCGTTGCCGACCTCATGTTGGAACGCCTCGGGCCGACTCTCACCCTGATGGGCCTTTCGTACGTCATCGCACTCCCGATTTCGCTCCTGCTCGGCGTTTATGCCGCCTCGCGGCACAACGAGTTGGGCGATCACGTCTCGCGGTTTTTCGGACTGGCGGGTCTCTCGACCCCGAACTTCTGGCTCGGTCTAATGCTGATCTTCCTGTTCGCCTACGAACTGGGCTGGCTTCCCGCCTCGGGCTACGTTCCGTTCGCACAAGACCCGGTGGAGTCGGCGAAACGACTCGTCATGCCCGTAATCACGCTGGCGACCGCACAGACCGCGACGTTGATGCGAATGACGCGCTCCAGCATGGTCGAGGAGCTATCACAGGACTACGTCCAAACGGCCCGGGCGTTCGGCCTGCCGGAGCGACGCATCCTGCTCAAACACGCCTTCAGAAACGCACTCCTACCGCTGGTGACCATCATCGGGCTACAGCTGTCGTTTCTGCTGGACGGCAGCGTCATCGCCGAGAAGATATTCGCCATTCCGGGCATGGGCCGTCTGTTCTTCAAGGGAATAACGAAACAGGACTACGGTATCATCATGGGAATGACGCTGTCGTTCGCGTTGTTGTTCCTCGTCGGCGTCCTGCTGACCGACCTCGCGTACGCCTACATCGACCCGCGAATCAGATACGACTGA
- a CDS encoding ABC transporter permease, which yields MSTSKSLTETGIDTESRLMGTIRELRHSPTAIAGAVIVGILVVLAIFSTIDLMVFDKSLITAIHADPHVQNTAESYSAPSLDHPMGTDNFGRDVLSRIVYGSRIALAIGIISVGISFLGGIVCGAAAAYFGGRIDDLIMRLLEVLYSIPSLVLAMTMMAIMGPSVYNLFIAYGVIGIPAYARVMRSEVLSIREEEYVEAARAAGLPNRTILFREIVPNGLAAVVVQGTLSMGGVIIGAAALSFLGFGVQPPTASWGRMLNQAQEAMIIAPWVAVFPGLMIFLTVMGFNLLGDGLRDAMDPRTTLRKANWDELDDDFLSSESTMRDDPDPVTENPATDGGTQSEDETDGRRTQ from the coding sequence ATGAGTACGAGCAAATCACTTACCGAGACGGGCATCGACACCGAAAGCCGGCTTATGGGGACGATTCGGGAACTCCGACACAGTCCAACGGCAATCGCTGGCGCAGTTATCGTCGGAATCCTCGTCGTGCTGGCCATTTTCTCGACCATCGACCTCATGGTGTTCGATAAGAGCCTTATTACCGCGATTCACGCGGACCCCCACGTGCAGAACACAGCCGAATCCTACTCGGCCCCCTCCCTCGACCATCCGATGGGAACGGACAATTTCGGTCGGGACGTGCTCTCTCGAATCGTTTACGGAAGCCGAATCGCGCTCGCCATTGGTATCATTTCCGTCGGAATCAGCTTCCTTGGCGGAATCGTGTGTGGCGCTGCGGCGGCCTACTTCGGCGGTCGAATCGATGACCTCATCATGCGTCTGTTAGAGGTATTGTACTCGATTCCGAGCCTCGTCCTCGCGATGACTATGATGGCGATCATGGGACCGAGCGTCTACAACCTCTTCATCGCCTACGGGGTCATCGGTATCCCAGCATACGCCCGTGTGATGCGCTCCGAGGTGCTTTCCATCCGCGAAGAGGAGTACGTCGAAGCGGCTCGAGCCGCCGGACTGCCGAACCGAACCATCCTTTTCCGTGAAATCGTCCCGAATGGATTGGCTGCGGTCGTCGTGCAGGGAACGCTCTCGATGGGCGGCGTCATTATCGGCGCGGCTGCACTGTCGTTCCTCGGATTCGGCGTGCAACCGCCGACCGCGTCGTGGGGGCGGATGCTGAATCAAGCACAAGAAGCCATGATCATCGCCCCGTGGGTCGCGGTGTTCCCCGGCCTGATGATTTTCCTCACCGTGATGGGGTTCAATCTGCTCGGCGACGGTCTCCGAGACGCCATGGACCCCAGAACGACGCTCCGCAAGGCGAACTGGGACGAACTGGACGACGATTTCCTCTCCAGCGAGAGTACGATGCGCGACGACCCCGACCCGGTAACCGAGAATCCGGCTACGGATGGCGGAACGCAGAGCGAAGATGAAACTGACGGGAGGCGAACGCAATGA
- a CDS encoding ABC transporter ATP-binding protein has protein sequence MSLLEVEDLRTYFYTEEGIVQAVDGVSFEVDRGETLGLVGESGAGKSVTVKSLLGLINPPGKVVDGTVRFDGRDLTACTERELRRDVRGSEISFVFQDPMSALNPVFTVGNQIAEIVEYHTDCTESEAHDRAVELLDDVGIPDPEQRADQYPHEFSGGMRQRALIAMALSCSPKLIIADEPTTALDVTIQAQILDLFDEIQEKYDTSVVYVTHDLGVVREVCDRVAVMYLGKVVEQAPYDELYRNPKHPYTQSLLRSVVRPDRQADDLNPIEGTMPSAIDPPSGCRFRTRCPVAVDDCSRIEPPRVGVGPNHDSACILYKDDYGANEPMLHERGQR, from the coding sequence ATGAGTCTCCTCGAAGTCGAAGACCTCCGGACGTACTTCTACACCGAAGAAGGAATCGTCCAAGCCGTCGATGGCGTGAGCTTCGAAGTGGACCGCGGCGAGACGCTTGGGTTGGTCGGCGAGAGTGGGGCCGGAAAGAGCGTGACGGTGAAGAGCCTCCTCGGACTCATCAACCCACCCGGCAAGGTGGTCGACGGAACGGTTCGGTTCGACGGTCGTGACCTCACCGCCTGCACCGAACGCGAACTTCGACGGGACGTCCGCGGGAGCGAGATTTCGTTCGTCTTCCAAGACCCGATGTCGGCGTTGAACCCCGTCTTTACGGTCGGAAATCAGATCGCCGAAATCGTGGAATATCACACCGACTGCACGGAGTCGGAAGCTCACGACAGGGCGGTCGAACTGCTCGACGACGTGGGAATTCCGGATCCTGAACAGCGGGCCGATCAGTACCCACACGAGTTCTCGGGCGGGATGCGCCAGCGGGCGCTCATCGCGATGGCACTGTCGTGCAGCCCGAAACTCATCATCGCGGACGAACCGACGACGGCGCTGGACGTGACGATTCAAGCACAGATTTTGGACCTGTTCGACGAGATTCAGGAGAAATACGACACGAGCGTCGTCTACGTCACCCACGACCTCGGCGTCGTCCGGGAAGTCTGTGACCGCGTTGCCGTGATGTACCTCGGAAAAGTGGTCGAACAGGCACCCTACGACGAACTGTACCGAAACCCGAAACACCCCTATACGCAGTCGCTCCTGCGGTCGGTCGTCCGACCCGACCGGCAGGCGGACGACCTGAATCCCATCGAGGGGACGATGCCGAGTGCGATCGACCCGCCCTCCGGCTGTCGGTTCCGTACGCGCTGTCCCGTCGCCGTCGATGACTGCTCGCGAATCGAGCCGCCACGCGTCGGTGTGGGACCGAATCACGACTCGGCGTGTATCCTCTATAAAGACGACTACGGAGCGAACGAGCCGATGCTACACGAACGAGGTCAACGATGA